TTGATTCACAAGATTTTTAACTTCGGTTATCACCCTTTCTATCTCAATTCTCATATCTCATATCTCAAATCTATTTAAAGGCAAAGCCTTTGAATATTACTCATCCCGCAAACTATCCACAGGATTTGCCATTGCTGCTTTGATGGATTGATAGCTGACTGTCAACAAAGTCACTAAAATGGCTCCCACTCCTGCGAATAGGAATATCTCCCAATTAATGGATATCCTATATGAATAATCTTCCAGGAATTTATTCATTGTCCAATAAGCAATTGGGAAAGATATAAAACAAGAAATTACTATCAAGACAATAAATTCTATTGACAGCATTCTAGTAACGGTAAAGACTGAAGCACCCAAAACTTTGCGAATTCCAATTTCTTTAGTTCGACTTTCTGCCATAAATGCCGCTAAACCAAATAGGCCAAGACATGAGATAAAAATGGTAAGACCTGCAAATAAGTTGGCAAGTTTACCGGTCTTTTGAGTCTCTGCAAATTTCTTAGCATAAGCTTCATCTACAAATTTATAATTGAAAGGATAATCAGGATTGTATTTTTTAAAGACTTTTTCCGCTTTTACCAACGCCTCCTCAGTACTTAAATTCGGGTTAAATCGTATATGGGTATTGTTCAACCAACCACTTGCACCTTCAATTACTAACAGTTTTACAGGCTCAAAAGGCGATTCTTGAATAAAATCTTTGATAACTCCAATTATCTGAAACTTTCTGCCTCCATCATCGAAGTATTTCCCAATAGGATCATTAAACTTCATCCTTGCGGCGGCGGTTTCATTGATAATTGCCGCGGTTGAATCTGTCGGGAATTTACTCAAATCAAAATCCCTTCCAGCAAGTAATTCAAATCCCGCTGTTTCAACAACTCTATCATCTCCGGTTTGACGATTGAACTGAATTACTTCATTTGGATCTTTGCCTTCCCATTGAATTCCACTCCAACCACTCCATCTTTCCGTAATAGGTGACATCATACGACTTACTGATAGTGCAATGTTTTGCTCCAACAACTCTTGTTTGATCAATTTGGAATTCTTTTCGATTTCTCCAACCTCATGTACATAAATTAAATTTTCCTTTTCGAATCCAAAATCCCTGTCCTGAGCATGTTTTATCTGTTTTTGGATAACAATGGTGCTGACAATCAGTATAATGGCAATACTAAATTGAGACACAACAAGTACTTTTCTGGGATTGATCTTTTGATTTATATTATGAAATCTACCTTTCAGTACCTTAATCGGATTAAATGAGGATAAAAAGAAAGCTGGATAAATTCCTGCCAAAAAGCTGGTCAGTAAAATGAAGCCAACAAATAAAAACCAGAAACCAATTTCTTGCGTAGGGATTTTAAATTTAAATCCAACCAAGTCATTAAAACTAGGAAGTGTCAAAGAAACTATTAATACTGCCAATATACCAGATATAATGGCTAAGATTAAAGATTCTGATAAGAATTGAAAGATAAGAGATTTCTTTTGTGCACCAACTACTTTCCTTATTCCTACCTCTTTGGCTCTCTTCTCACTTTGAGCCGTGCTTAGGTTCATAAAGTTTATACATGCGATGAGCAGAATTAGGACAGCAACGACAATAAAAATATGGACCATATCTATTCTCCCACCTGTCACCACACCATTTTCATATTTGTTGTATAAATAAAGATCTCCGTAAGGTTTTAAAAAGGCTTCGGTTTCATTATCCGAATGACGAGGCATAATATCAACCATCTGTTTTTGAATCTTATTCAAATTGGCATTTTTGTCCAATTCGACATATAGATCAACGGAACTGT
The Sphingobacterium daejeonense genome window above contains:
- a CDS encoding ABC transporter permease translates to MIKNYFKIAFRNLKKNKGFTAINIVGLAIGMAAAMLIMLWVNFQLGFNKNFPKAEQLYVVGSKGEADNKTVVWFSSPKPLAEVLKSDISEAKDVTRLSGTNGYLFDLGNKKVPAGIGAFVDSAFLNMFEFELLAGNRDDALKGPQNIVLTEDLAKNLFGTSDAVGKTIRIDSTNLLNVSAVIKVGEPNHIFKGYEYYMPWTLMEKLGYSDNYWNNSSVDLYVELDKNANLNKIQKQMVDIMPRHSDNETEAFLKPYGDLYLYNKYENGVVTGGRIDMVHIFIVVAVLILLIACINFMNLSTAQSEKRAKEVGIRKVVGAQKKSLIFQFLSESLILAIISGILAVLIVSLTLPSFNDLVGFKFKIPTQEIGFWFLFVGFILLTSFLAGIYPAFFLSSFNPIKVLKGRFHNINQKINPRKVLVVSQFSIAIILIVSTIVIQKQIKHAQDRDFGFEKENLIYVHEVGEIEKNSKLIKQELLEQNIALSVSRMMSPITERWSGWSGIQWEGKDPNEVIQFNRQTGDDRVVETAGFELLAGRDFDLSKFPTDSTAAIINETAAARMKFNDPIGKYFDDGGRKFQIIGVIKDFIQESPFEPVKLLVIEGASGWLNNTHIRFNPNLSTEEALVKAEKVFKKYNPDYPFNYKFVDEAYAKKFAETQKTGKLANLFAGLTIFISCLGLFGLAAFMAESRTKEIGIRKVLGASVFTVTRMLSIEFIVLIVISCFISFPIAYWTMNKFLEDYSYRISINWEIFLFAGVGAILVTLLTVSYQSIKAAMANPVDSLRDE